In Arenicella xantha, the genomic window GGACTCACTAAAATGGACACTAAGCACTTTTTCTTTGCAACACTACTCGGCATGTTACCGATAACCGCCATATTAGTGCATTTTGGCGCCGAGTTAGGTGCTATTGAAAACTACACCATGTCCGCCATATTTAAGCCAAAGATGATAATCGCCTTAGTATTACTAGCCCTGCTACCGTTTGTCGCGCGCTGGCTACTCAAACAAATAACAAGCCGCTACCAAGCCGAGCATGAAACTAGTCAATAGAGCACGCTTAACAACCGCCTATAAGGCGCAGACTAGTAACGCGGCGAAATCGCTTAAGCCTCCGATAAATTTAGCTGCTGGGACTCACTAAACGCCGCAGATCAACTCCGCTAGGAGTTTGGAACACACGCAAATCAAATTCACCAACCACAGCTAATAAATGATCGAAAATATCAGCTTGAATAGCCTCATAGTTGACCCAGTTTTTGTCCGAACTAAACGCGTAGATTTCAATTGGTATACCGGCCTCGGTTGGCGCTAATTGGCGAGCCATGACGGTTAAGTCTTGGTTGATATCGGGGTGGTTCTTTAAGTATGCCAACACATACGCACGGAAAGTGCCGATGTTAGTTAAGCGCCGACCATTGGCCGAAGAGTCAAGCGTGATGTTGGACTTCTCATTGTAAGCCTGGACCTCAGCCAGCTTCTTATCGATATACTCGGTGATGTAGTTGATCTTTCGGTATCGATTCAGTGCCTCTTCGTCACAAAATCTGATCGAGTTGACGTCAATGAAAATGGAACGTTTAATTCGTCGCCCGCCGGACTCTTGCATGCCACGCCAGTTTTTGAACGAGTCGTTAATCAAACTCTGAGTCGGCACGGTGGTGATGGTGTTATCAAAGTTTTTGACCTTAACCGTAGTCAGGCCAATCTCAAGGATGTCACCACTTGCTTGATGTTGTGGAATGTCTACCCAGTCGCCAATGCCGACCATACGATTTGAGCTTAGCTGTAAACCGGCGACAAACCCCAATATTGGATCTTTGAACACCAACATTAAAACGGCGGTCATCGCGCCTAAACCAGCAAAGAGCTTAAGCGGTGATTCACCAATTACCAAAGCGGCAACGACGATAATCGCGAATAGATAGGTCACTAACTTGGCCACTTGGGCAAAGCTCTGTATTGGTAATTGACGAGAAATATCTACCGCATAATAGATATCGAGCAGGGAATTGATGAGCGCATCCACAATCATCACGACCATCCACACCATATAGATCGCTGCCAATGTAACGATCATTTGACTCAATGCAGGATACGCACTCAGTGCCACCGGAGTTAGCTTGTAGACTAAAAATGCAGGAACCAAGTACGCCACTCGACTGAACACTTGGTGCTTAATCAAAATGTCGTCTAAGTTCGATTTAGTCTTCGTTATCAACTTAGTGATCAAACGAAGAAGAATGTACTTAACCAGATAGAACGAAATAACCGCGAGTACAGCTATCACCACCATAGTGATACTACTCGTCAATAGGCTCTCATAGCCTGCGGTACCGGGTATTTTCGTTACCCATTGCTGAATAAATTGATGCATATTTTTATAAAAAAGATTATTAACATGTCGGCCGCTGGACCAAAATAATCGAAGCGCCAAGGTTAACTGAACAATGAATAGGTAATCACACTCTAAAATTAAACAAGGAGTGGGCCGACCTATTCGTTAAGGTCTAATAGTAACAACTAGAACACCCAGTTAATCAACTGTTTGCGAGAAACATAAGATACCCGCCAATCCTGCTCTGTTAACAACGCCCACCCAATGGCGTTTCAACACCACCAAGGTTTTCGCAATTGAACGGTTCGAACCGCATTTCCACAAACACCGCCCGCTCGGAGATCCAGATCGACGCCTAGCCGACTCAAGCTTCAAGAGCCTTTTACTTTTAAAAAATAAATAATAACTTGATTTAACCTTGACCACTCAAGTATTAATCAAATATAGTTTGGCCACGTTGAACGAGCATAATCAATTAACATGAAAACTCCCCCACAACCCATTGGCCTATTTTCCAATTTACAACATGAGCATGGTTTCGAATCGATTCCAGTTACCGGCGACATAGCAGACGTAAACGGCACCTTATATCTGAATGGCTGCGGTATCTTTGAACAATTTGGCCAACGCTATGACCATATCTTTGAATGCGACGGTGCTATAACCGCGGTTCGGTTTGATAACGGCAAAGTTTATTCCGCATCTAAAATCATTAAGAGTGAAGGCTTACTCGAAGAACGTAAAGTTGGCCGGCATCTAGGCAGCTTTGCGGCCGCGTGGCCCACTCGATTTAAAAGAATGCTGTTCGGCGGGCGGAAAAATACCAGCAATACCAATGTAATGCCGTGGCAAGGAAAATTGTATGCATTGAATGAGGCAGGTAAGCCCGTTGAG contains:
- a CDS encoding mechanosensitive ion channel family protein; the protein is MHQFIQQWVTKIPGTAGYESLLTSSITMVVIAVLAVISFYLVKYILLRLITKLITKTKSNLDDILIKHQVFSRVAYLVPAFLVYKLTPVALSAYPALSQMIVTLAAIYMVWMVVMIVDALINSLLDIYYAVDISRQLPIQSFAQVAKLVTYLFAIIVVAALVIGESPLKLFAGLGAMTAVLMLVFKDPILGFVAGLQLSSNRMVGIGDWVDIPQHQASGDILEIGLTTVKVKNFDNTITTVPTQSLINDSFKNWRGMQESGGRRIKRSIFIDVNSIRFCDEEALNRYRKINYITEYIDKKLAEVQAYNEKSNITLDSSANGRRLTNIGTFRAYVLAYLKNHPDINQDLTVMARQLAPTEAGIPIEIYAFSSDKNWVNYEAIQADIFDHLLAVVGEFDLRVFQTPSGVDLRRLVSPSS